Proteins from a genomic interval of Paucidesulfovibrio longus DSM 6739:
- a CDS encoding DUF3150 domain-containing protein: MSTDIKVLKELVAVRLDVNIWSARKKLTPSDFGTADLPPEKLASLGSKRICDPAELRIFGSLKAKAVTMLDRIGVRFLGGWAIPEASVQKVQAGLQAIADDYQSAKEAFLHRYDDAVRGWILDNPGWESIIASSLVSADHVRSRLGFSWQLFRVAPPRKDRNAEAQVGLHEEVSGLGARLFGEVAKAARDAWHKSYAGRTEITRKALSPLRTLQRKLCGLSFVEPRVAPVAELIETALARVPESGRIDGAELVMLQGLVCLLGNPDLLVEHGQKVMDGRSPDAILQGLLKAPLLPALDAAVPVSDMDSGLDSSQENDEESAPELPLGRAPFSTAHAPVASPVVHLDSLGLW, encoded by the coding sequence ATGTCCACGGATATCAAGGTGCTCAAGGAATTGGTGGCGGTTCGTCTGGACGTGAACATCTGGTCGGCCCGCAAGAAGCTCACGCCCTCGGATTTCGGCACGGCGGACCTGCCGCCGGAAAAGCTGGCTTCGCTTGGCAGCAAGCGCATTTGCGATCCTGCGGAGCTGCGCATTTTCGGCTCGCTCAAGGCCAAGGCCGTGACCATGCTGGACCGGATCGGCGTGCGTTTCCTGGGAGGCTGGGCCATCCCGGAAGCGTCGGTGCAAAAGGTCCAGGCCGGACTCCAGGCCATTGCGGACGATTACCAGTCTGCCAAAGAGGCCTTCCTGCACCGCTATGACGATGCGGTGCGCGGCTGGATTCTGGACAATCCTGGCTGGGAGTCAATCATCGCGAGTTCACTGGTCAGTGCGGACCATGTGCGCAGTCGCCTGGGCTTCAGCTGGCAGCTCTTCCGGGTCGCGCCACCGCGCAAGGATCGGAATGCCGAGGCGCAGGTAGGACTGCATGAGGAAGTGAGCGGTCTGGGCGCGCGGCTCTTCGGCGAGGTGGCCAAGGCCGCGAGGGATGCCTGGCACAAGAGCTATGCGGGCAGAACCGAGATCACCCGCAAGGCGCTTTCGCCGCTGCGCACCCTCCAGCGCAAGCTCTGCGGTCTGAGTTTTGTGGAGCCTCGGGTGGCTCCCGTGGCGGAGCTGATCGAGACGGCCCTGGCCAGGGTTCCGGAATCCGGCAGGATCGATGGCGCGGAATTGGTCATGCTTCAGGGACTGGTTTGTTTGCTCGGCAATCCCGACCTGCTTGTGGAGCATGGCCAGAAGGTCATGGACGGCAGGAGTCCGGACGCGATTCTCCAGGGGCTGCTCAAGGCTCCGCTTCTGCCTGCCCTGGATGCCGCCGTTCCGGTCTCTGATATGGATTCGGGTCTGGATTCGAGCCAGGAGAATGACGAGGAAAGCGCTCCCGAGCTTCCCCTGGGGCGAGCGCCGTTCAGCACCGCGCATGCTCCCGTGGCGTCTCCTGTGGTCCATCTCGACAGCCTGGGCCTTTGGTAG